The following proteins are encoded in a genomic region of Alosa alosa isolate M-15738 ecotype Scorff River chromosome 10, AALO_Geno_1.1, whole genome shotgun sequence:
- the LOC125301405 gene encoding uncharacterized protein LOC125301405 yields MFGRVPRLPVDILFGNVLTDPDVTSFDRYVSKLSEDLREAMLIAQEHATKEQGRQTRLYNRKVKGATIEIGDRVLVANKKERGKRKVADRWEPTVYTVMDKNAKTHTYKIQNTVTGSERVVHRNLLMLVNFLPVQGVPHSSPSDLSMSSVLSSVPDVHSMASGQTSSKQTEDQVSVQQESQHSVEDVQSLMSDSVPVNDLNGCLPSSNIESPSSDVLPVLPVAKERTREWVSHLNTPGHLPDSLEGTFSEPLADPTDVLSDEASDLCSGPSYPTHTDETVVKDALTVSDHNTACLVTSDTAPTDVHTELSEPVPQTTTRLGRVIRPVNRLLYTIARQDITKRLQQNVQTVCSSVVQALRA; encoded by the coding sequence ATGTTTGGGAGGGTGCCGCGTCTTCCAGTAGACATCCTGTTTGGTAATGTTTTGACTGACCCTGATGTCACCAGTTTTGACAGATATGTCTCAAAGCTGTCTGAGGACCTGAGAGAAGCCATGTTAATTGCTCAGGAACATGCGACTAAAGAACAAGGCAGACAGACGAGGCTCTACAATAGGAAAGTGAAAGGAGCAACAATTGAGATTGGAGACCGTGTACTTGTGGCcaataagaaagagagagggaagaggaaggtTGCAGACCGCTGGGAGCCGACTGTTTACACTGTGATGGATAagaatgcaaagacacacacgtacaaaataCAGAACACTGTCACAGGGAGTGAGCGGGTGGTTCATCGTAATCTGCTCATGCTGGTGAACTTCCTTCCCGTCCAAGGTGTGCCACATTCTTCTCCGTCTGACCTCTCGATGTCTTCTGTCCTGTCTTCTGTCCCTGATGTCCATTCCATGGCTTCAGGTCAAACTTCATCCAAGCAGACGGAAGACCAAGTGTCTGTCCAGCAAGAGTCTCAACATAGTGTGGAAGATGTCCAGAGTCTTATGAGTGATTCTGTGCCTGTAAATGATTTGAATGGCTGTCTGCCCAGCTCTAATATTGAGAGTCCAAGTTCTGATGTCTTGCCAGTGTTACCTGTTGCTAAAGAAAGAACCAGAGAGTGGGTCAGTCACTTGAATACACCAGGTCACCTACCTGACTCTCTTGAGGGAACTTTCAGTGAGCCACTTGCTGACCCGACTGACGTGTTGTCTGACGAAGCATCAGATTTGTGCTCTGGACCCTCTTACCCTACTCACACTGACGAGACTGTAGTTAAAGATGCCTTGACTGTTAGTGATCACAACACAGCTTGTTTAGTTACTTCTGACACTGCACCCACTGATGTACACACTGAGTTATCTGAGCCTGTACCACAAACTACTACACGTTTGGGTCGTGTTATTAGACCAGTCAACAGACTCCTTTATACTATAGCTAGACAAGATATCACTAAACGATTGCAGCAGAATGTTCAGACTGTCTGCAGCTCTGTTGTTCAAGCTCTTAGGGCATAA